The Trichomycterus rosablanca isolate fTriRos1 chromosome 17, fTriRos1.hap1, whole genome shotgun sequence DNA segment aaattagtaaacaaaatattacaaGTGCCACAGTTTAAGGCAATGTGTTAAACaagaattaaacattaaaacgtAACATTAATAAACATAGATACATTTAagatatatttaaaacattgaaagttaaagaaatgaatataacggggtgcacaaacttttgcacgttgttttgttttggtGATTATTCAGGTACATCACTTACCTGCTCACCTGACGTCACACGTAAACATTCAGTGCGGAAGTGGAGAAGCGATTTAGGCTAacagctttgttttttttgcgtTAAGAGTAATTCTATGGGAATGTAGTTTTAACAGATATGTAATAAGTaagaaaaaaactttaatcAACTTTACAACAATAAAGAGGAATAGAGTTACACTAAACTACTACAAACAGCAGAACTACTGCAATGGCTAATGCTAACTTACAGGTGAGTCTTTCAGGTAACAGGTAATACTAACAGTAAATTAACCTTTATTAATATGTGCAAAACATTACTTATTTACAATGTATTTGTACTTAATTATTAAGTGTAGAAGTAGTGATCatataatgtttaaaaagtaaaacttttttgtttacCATTTAACATGTATAGCTAAAGATCACAGTGTTCCGTTCACTTGGCATGCAAcataaagttttatttatttacaatagatTTTAAAACTATTTCAGACAGATTTAAGATTATAATTGTGCCTGGTTATATTTGATTTAAATGAATATGCATCTGCAGTTTTTATTGCTTTACGTCCAGAAACgatttatataaatttttttacatACAATAGAGAGAAAAATGTTTATCATGACACTTTAGACATTATTTCTGAAAGTTTTTTGTTCTGTACCACACATACAAAACTGGTTTTACATGTCACCTACagttgtatgtaaacttttaaatGTAAGGACAGTTATAAGAACAAAACAGCAGATACAAAGAGCTAAAACAATTCACTCAGTGAGCACACACTTCAAGTTTGTAGTTCTAAAGAGGGCTAACTTAAATgaatatacatttacaatacatcATTCTATTGTATGTATTtgattgtatttgtattatgttgataatgatgattattaatataactacttaattttttatattagtaCCAGCAATAgtgttttaaaataattgaattaatataatgttgtagtcataaatgtgatgtaaacatttactttaacaAAAATGTATCATAAGGTTTTCTACAGGTATGAGTCTAATGTTTAAACCAGCCCAACCAGTCCTGCTACTGGTTTTCATCATAACAGAGTGTAACACTGCAAAAGTATTTtctaattatttgttattttgacAACTTGGCCTGAATGTCTCAAAAGAATCAAAatgaaggttttggagtggtCCAGTCACAGTCAAGTCACTGACTTAAATCTTATTGAGTTGCTGTTATTGAGTTGCAAGACCTTATAATGGGCAGTTCATGCTGGAAAGACCACTGTAGCTAATTTATAACAATTATACCAAGTCGAGTGGGTCAAAATTCTTCCACAGCAATGTAAAAGACTTGCTGCAAGCTAGTGTAAAGATTTTATTGCAGATGCATTTTACCACATGGGTAATAtagcttttaaataaaactttatcATTTAAGAGCtaaattttgtgtttacttgtgttgtctttatcttattataaattAGCTTGAAGAACTGaagcatttaaatgtgacatcagcaaaaatagaagaaacaaGATGAGCGTGAACTATCTAAACATGAACTCCCTATTAAACCATTAGTGTCTCCGGTTTGAAGTGCTTCCCTTTTTGTTCAACAGAAAGCCATCGACCTGGCCAACAAGGCTGCAGAAGAGGACAAGGCCAAAAACTATGAGGAAGCTCTTCGTCTCTATCAACACTCTATTCAGTACTTTCTACATGTGGTGAAATGTAAGTAACAGCCAATCTGAGCACATTTCTGTCTTCATTATCTGTATTTCACAGTTTgtaagagcatttgtaaagtaAGGTTTTGATTTTGAATAAGAATGACTTGGATTTAATGTTTCAATTCTTCCCAAAGATGTCCAGTGGGTTTAAGTTGACGCAGGCGGCACCAAACTTGATAAACCATGTCCTAATgggccttgctttgtgcacatttctagaCTGTAGGCTGCCAGAAAAGATgcacaaataatttactttattggattgattttatacacctgttggaAATGGGCGTGGCTAAATTATAGTACAGTTATGAGAGCTATCAACATATTTTTGCACATATCTTACTGCACAAAAGTGAACTATAATGTCTTGTGTCCTGCAGATGAGACTCAGGGTGAGAGGGCAAAGCAGAGCATAAGGGCGAAGTGTGTCGACTACCTGGACAGAGCCGAGCAGCTAAAGGAATATCTCAAAAAGGAGAAAGCACCACCGGCCAAACCGGTCAAAGTGTCTGATGATAAAGGGTCAGTCTTTCTGCTCGAACCAGTCGATACATTCAGTAACAGTGAggaattaatatattaaaacatttttacaggAATGACAGTGATGATGGGGATAATTCAGAAAAGAAGAAATTACAGAATCAGCTACAAGGTGTGTCAATGTTTCCCAATAATAAGCATCATAACAGATCAGGCCAGTTTAATTTCAGTCAGAAGTTTTTCACAGATGCCTCTTAATTTTTTGATGTTCCTTAGCTTTATGAAATATAAGCATTATAGCTTAGCCTGGCATTAGCTAGCTATCATATGTTTTAAAATTAGCCAGCTGTTATGTTTTGCAGGTGCCATTGTCATGGAAAAGCCAAATATTAAGTGGGACGATGTTGCTGGCTTAGAAGGTGCCAAAGAGGCACTAAAGGAGGCCGTCATTCTACCCATTAAATTTCCGCACCTTTTCACAGGTATACATCAACAATAATTAGAAAatctagtatatatatatagccagtatatatgtatatgagcCAGTGGAGAGTTGTTTTCACCCTCTGCTGCTCTGTAGCTTTGATGTTCCCATTGTCTGCTGCTTGACCTTGTTTTTATGAATCGTCATCCTTGAGATTTTAACAATAGAGGAAGCTGACGTTTATTGTATTTCTCTGTCAATAAAGCCAGAATTAAACTGTTCTTTCATGACACAAAACTTTTCTTTTCCACTCTTGTGGATGGTCAGTAGTCATGTCTATATTTGAGTTGCTAGTTTAGAGGTACTTCTAGCACTGTTATCTATGCCACCCAGTGTTTTGTATTGAGCTGTCTTTGCATGCTTGGTGTCTTTCATCTGCAGGAAAGAGAACCCCATGGAGGGGAATCCTGCTTTTTGGGCCTCCTGGTACAGGGAAGTCCTACCTGGCTAAAGCAGTAGCCACTGAGGCTAACAACTCTACCTTCTTCTCGATTTCTTCCTCTGATCTGGTGTCCAAATGGTTGGGTGAAAGTGAGAAGTAAGTCCAGCTGTTCTTATATTCATGCAGCCTCTGTGACAACTTAATTTTTTGTGGGTTCAGTGGGTTCTCAAAAACATTAGGCACAGCATGGGAATACACCCAGATCAGGGCACCAATCAATGCAGGATAACACACACTAATCCATTTACTTACCAACTTATAACAAGGTTGCAATTTAGAGTAGCACAGGTGAGAGGAAGCAGAAAATTATAGATACAGCCTAGATAAAACACTCCATAAAAAGAATGGCTTCTGATTGGACTAAGTTACCTAATGACAATAAATAGATCCGTGAATTGGTACATACGGTGTTAAATCAGGCCTTCTcgtttcctctttttctccagATTGGTGAAGAACCTGTTCAGCTTGGCACGGGAACACAAACCCTCCATCATCTTTATTGATGAGATCGACTCTCTTTGTGGCTCCAGAAGTGATAACGAGAGCGAAGCAGCTCGGAGGATCAAGACAGAGTTTTTGGTTCAGATGCAAGGTGAGAAACTGAGCGTTCACATCAGTGTTTACTTTCAGGGCCAAATCCG contains these protein-coding regions:
- the LOC134331284 gene encoding vacuolar protein sorting-associated protein 4B-like, yielding MANANLQKAIDLANKAAEEDKAKNYEEALRLYQHSIQYFLHVVKYETQGERAKQSIRAKCVDYLDRAEQLKEYLKKEKAPPAKPVKVSDDKGNDSDDGDNSEKKKLQNQLQGAIVMEKPNIKWDDVAGLEGAKEALKEAVILPIKFPHLFTGKRTPWRGILLFGPPGTGKSYLAKAVATEANNSTFFSISSSDLVSKWLGESEKLVKNLFSLAREHKPSIIFIDEIDSLCGSRSDNESEAARRIKTEFLVQMQGVGNDNEGILVLGATNIPWTLDSAIRRRFEKRIYIPLPEEHARSFMFKLHLGTTSNSLTDEDLSTLGRKTEGYSGADISIVVRDALMQPIRKVQSATHFKKVRGKMWNSPDVIVDDLLTPCSPNDPNAVQMTWVDVAGDKLLEPIVSMEDMLRSLEKTKPTVNQDDLDKLKKFTEDFGQEG